The nucleotide sequence GTGGTGGGAGACTGCAATCGGCTGGCCTACAGGGTCTGCCGAAGGGTCACCGAGGACCCCCGGGGCCAGATCGTTTACCTCACCGCCGAAAGCGGTCTGGGGAAAAGCCACCTCTCGCAGGCCGTGGGAAACGCCCTCCTTTCCGAAAAGAAGGAGGTCAGGGTCTGCTACCTCACCGCCCGGGACTTCACCGCCGGTCTGATCCGGGCCCTGAAGGGCGGCCAGATGGACGACTTCAAGGACCGGCTCTGGAGGGCCTGCGACGTCCTGGTCCTGGAGGAGGTGCACCAGCTTCCACCCCGGGACTTCACTCAGGGGGAACTAGCCCTGGCCCTGGATCACCTCTACGAGGAGGAGAAGGCGGTGGTCTTCACCTCGGTGAAGAAACCCCACGAGCTCTCCCATCTGGACTCGGCCCTGCGCTCGCGGTTTTCGGCGGGGATGGTGGTGCGCATCAATCCGCCGGACTACGAGACCCGGCGCAACATCATTCGCCGCAAGGCTCGCCGCCAGGGGCACGAGTTCCCCGAGGAGGTGGTGGAGTTCCTGGCCCGGCACCTCCGGGGCGACATCCGGCAGATCGAGAGCGCCGTGGTGGGGCTCATCGCCCGGGCCAGCATCCTCCGGGAACCGGTGAACCTGACTCTGGCCCGGGAGCTGGTGGCCGAAATTCTCCCTCCCCAGGGGACCGATCCGTTCTCGTTGGTGATCGAGCTGGTGTGCCGCAACTTCCGCGTCTCCCCGGAGGAACTCCTGTCCCGATCCCGGAAAAAACGCGTGAGCGAGCCCCGGCAGGTGGCCATGTTTCTCCTGCGCAAGTACACCGACCAGAGCCTTTCGGCCATCGGGCATCGTTTCAACCGGGATCACGCCACGGTGCTCTACGCCATCCAGACCGTGGAAAAAAAGATGGCCTCTTCGGATCGCTTCCGGTATCAGATAGAATACCTGGAAAAGGAGCTTGAGGAGCGTTTCGGCTTTGAAGAGGAGGCTCAGCAGGGCCGCCCGCAGAGCCCTGCGAAGGCTGCTTAGGGATCGCTTTCTCGAGGAAGAAGCCGCGTGCCTGGCCTACGCCTACGACGCTTCGGGGCTGATTCGGGTGCCCGAGGCGGTGGCCCTCCCGGAAAACACCGAGGAGGTCTCCCGGATCCTGACCCTGTCCTACGAGGAGGAGTTCCCGGTGACGCCCCGGGGGGCCGGCACCGCCACCACCGGAGCCCCTCTGGCCCCGGAGGGGGGGTTGGTCCTCTGCCTTTCCCGCATGAACCGGATCCTGGAGATCAACCCCGAGGACCTGGTGGCGGTGGTGGAACCCGGAGTGGTGAACGCCCGCCTCAAAGAAGCCCTGGCCCGGAGGGGACTCTTCTATCCGCCGGATCCGGCCAGTTTCCGCTTCTCCACCATCGGGGGCAATGTGGCCACCTGCGCCGGAGGGCCCCGGGGTCTCAAGTACGGGGTCACGCGGGACTATGTGTTGGGGCTCGAGGCGGTGCTTCCGGGGGGTGAGGTTCTCTCCCTGGGCGTGAGGACCCTCAAGGGAGTGGTGGGTTACGACCTCACCCGGCTCCTCGTGGGCTCAGAGGGGACGCTGGCGGTCTTCACCCGGATTACTCTCAAGGTGCTCCCGCTTCCTCCGTCCCGGGGGACCCTCGCCGCGGGATTCACCGACGAGGAGTCGGCGCTTTCGGCCATGCAGGAGGTGCTTTCCCGCGGCGTGCTTCCCGCCGCCGCCGAATTCATGGATCGCGTCACCCTCTCGGCCACCGGTTTCCCCGAAAGGGAGGTGCACGGACTGCTTCTTTTTGAGTTCGACGGCCCGGAGGCCGCCGTAAAAGAGGATCTCGAACGCACCCGGCACCTCCTCGCCGGGAAGACCCGTTTCCTGAAGGAGGCCCGCGGAGCCGAGGCCGAAGGACTGTGGGAGATACGCCGGGGAATTTCTCCGGCCCTAAGGAAACTGGGGGCCCGGCGCTTCGCCGACGATGTGGTGCTCCCCCGATCCAGGCTCTCGTTCTTCCTGAAGGAGGTGCGACGGCTCTCCGCGGAGACCGGTCTCACCGTGGCCTGTTTCGGCCACGCCGGCGACGGGAACCTCCATGTGAACATCCTCTTCGAGCCGGAGGCGGAACCCCGGGCCCGAACCCTGCGGGAAAAAATCCTCTCCCTGGTGCTCGAACTCTCGGGAACCCTCTCCGGCGAACACGGCGTGGGCCTCACCAAGAAGGCCTATCTCCCCGCCGAAGTCCCCCCCGCAGGACTCTCCCTCATGCGAGAGCTGAAACGACTCTTCGACCCTAAAGGCCTCCTCAATCCGGAAAAAGTCCTCTAGTTTTTGTCACTTTTCCCTTTTTTCGCCCATAATTTAGGTATGGCCCAAACACAGGAGGATTTTCCGGGGGAGAGAAGGCCCCTTCTTCCGCACCCTGCGGATACCGGCGGTGTCAGGCCTGCTGCGAGGGGCATCCCTTTTCCCTGATTTTGGGTCTCAGGAGGGGACCACCGGTTGCGGGGTGGAGCGGGCCGAGAACCTCGACCTCTAGGCCGAAAAGCTTTTCCCTGTGCGAAAATGGGCTGAAACGCCCCAATGGCCAAGTAGCGTGGACTGATCCGGAGCCCGGTAGGATAGCCCCCGTCAGTTTTCCCGAAAAAGCGAGCTATAAATCTCAGATTTCTAGTAATTTACGGACAACAAAATTGCTTGAGGATACCAAAATTTCGGGTTTTATCTTGACAACCCACGGTAATGTGGATATAGGTTTGGCGGAGGTTCGGGACGTAGCGCAGCCTGGCAGCGCACCCGCTTGGGGTGTGGGGGGTCGGCGGTTCAAATCCGCCCGTCCCGACCATTTTTATTTGTAAAAACTCACAAAACCAGGCCCTGGCCTGGGGGGAGGTGTGCGATGAGGGCGACCCCGGTGTGCCAGATTGACCGGCTGGATGTCATTCCCGCCCAGGGGGGCAGGAAAGAGAGTAGTTTTCCGGTAACCACGCATCTTCTGGTGGAGATGTGGCAGGCGCCCTTTCAGGTGCTGGCCCGGGCCGACGAGGTGGAAAGGGCCCTGCGCTTTTCCGGAAACGGACGCGGAGAAAGGGGCGACATCGTTTCCTACCAGTTTCAGCCCTACGGGGTCTCGGCCAAGGCCACCTTCGGGGATGCCCACATCTTTATCCACACCTGGCCGGAAAACGGCTACGCCGCGGTGGACATCTTCGCCGCCACGGAGGAAGGGGCTTACGCCATCCTGGATCGCATGCAGAAGGCCTTCCGCCCCAGTTATGTCCATGTGGTAGAGGTCAAGAGGGGCAATCTCTTTTCCGAGGGGGAGACTTGACTCGCTACTGGTGGCGCGAATCCCTGGGCCGGGATTACGGCCACGCCTATCGGGTGGGCCTGATTTACGAGGAACGCACCCCGGCCGGCCAGCACCTCCAGGTCTTCCACAATCCCTTCTGGGGGCGATTCGTCGTCCTGGACGGGATCGTGCAATTCACCGAGCGGGACGAGTTCGTTTATCACGAGACCATCGTTTACACGCCGGCCGCCGCCCTCGCCGGGGCTCCGGAAACGATCCTGATCGTCGGAGGGGGGGACGGCGGGGTTCTGCGTGAGGTTCAGAAACTCGAGGGAGTGAAGCGCATCCTCCAGGCCGAGCTGGATCTTTCCGTGTTCGAGGTGTGTCAGAAGTACCTCCGGGATCTCTCCGGGGATTACGAGGATCCCCGGGTGGAATTCATGGTGCGGGACGGGCTAGCCGCGGTTTCCGAACTCCCCGGGGAGAGTTTCGATCTGGTCATCGTGGATTGCACCGATCCGGTGGGCCCGGCTCGGACCCTTTACACCGAGGAATTCTACCGGGGGGTGCTGCGGATCCTCAAGCCCGAGGGGCTTTTCATTCAGCAGGCCAGTCTTCCGGGCTTCTTTCCGGACATTCTCCGCCGGGCCTGGCGGCTTGCCTCCGGGGTCTTTCCGCGCCTTGCGGTGCTGCGGGCCATGGTGCCCTGCTACGGTGACGAGATCGCTTTTCTGATGGGGGGACGCTCCCCGGAACTCGACTTCGAACCCAAACGCCGCTTCGTGGGGCGTCACTACAGTCCGGAGATGCACCGGGCCTCCTTTGCCCTTCCCGAGTGGTGGCGCCGGGAGATCCTGTATCTCTAAATCCTCACCCGGATCGTGCTCCCCTCCTTGCCCGGGATCACCTCCAGCACCGCCGGAAGGCGTTCCTTCAGTTCCCGCACATGGGAGATGATCCCCACCAGGCGCCCTCCGGCCCTGAGCCCGGAAAGAAGCGAAAGGGCCATTTCCAGGGCTTCGGGATCCAGATTGCCGAAGCCTTCGTCAATGAAAAGACACTCCAGGGGTCTTCCCCCGGCCATCTCCTGAACCACCTCCGAAAGGGAGAGGGATAACGCGAGGGCCGCCAGAAAGGACTCCCCTCCGGAAAGGGTGGAGACCGGGCGTACCCCTCCGCTCCAGGAGTCGAATACGGCGAGATCGAGCCCCCCTATCCGTCTTCGATCCCG is from Thermosulfurimonas sp. F29 and encodes:
- a CDS encoding spermine synthase; this translates as MTRYWWRESLGRDYGHAYRVGLIYEERTPAGQHLQVFHNPFWGRFVVLDGIVQFTERDEFVYHETIVYTPAAALAGAPETILIVGGGDGGVLREVQKLEGVKRILQAELDLSVFEVCQKYLRDLSGDYEDPRVEFMVRDGLAAVSELPGESFDLVIVDCTDPVGPARTLYTEEFYRGVLRILKPEGLFIQQASLPGFFPDILRRAWRLASGVFPRLAVLRAMVPCYGDEIAFLMGGRSPELDFEPKRRFVGRHYSPEMHRASFALPEWWRREILYL
- the speD gene encoding S-adenosylmethionine decarboxylase, yielding MRATPVCQIDRLDVIPAQGGRKESSFPVTTHLLVEMWQAPFQVLARADEVERALRFSGNGRGERGDIVSYQFQPYGVSAKATFGDAHIFIHTWPENGYAAVDIFAATEEGAYAILDRMQKAFRPSYVHVVEVKRGNLFSEGET
- a CDS encoding FAD-binding oxidoreductase, producing the protein MKRRLSRAARRALRRLLRDRFLEEEAACLAYAYDASGLIRVPEAVALPENTEEVSRILTLSYEEEFPVTPRGAGTATTGAPLAPEGGLVLCLSRMNRILEINPEDLVAVVEPGVVNARLKEALARRGLFYPPDPASFRFSTIGGNVATCAGGPRGLKYGVTRDYVLGLEAVLPGGEVLSLGVRTLKGVVGYDLTRLLVGSEGTLAVFTRITLKVLPLPPSRGTLAAGFTDEESALSAMQEVLSRGVLPAAAEFMDRVTLSATGFPEREVHGLLLFEFDGPEAAVKEDLERTRHLLAGKTRFLKEARGAEAEGLWEIRRGISPALRKLGARRFADDVVLPRSRLSFFLKEVRRLSAETGLTVACFGHAGDGNLHVNILFEPEAEPRARTLREKILSLVLELSGTLSGEHGVGLTKKAYLPAEVPPAGLSLMRELKRLFDPKGLLNPEKVL
- the dnaA gene encoding chromosomal replication initiator protein DnaA, whose product is MAGLWPKIKDILREKLPEPAFRVWIEPLSAEIKENTLVVLVPNDFTREWVEENYLDLLREAAREQGLSRVTFRVEEVSPPTQLTLPYEPARVLGRRLSRRFTFEEFVVGDCNRLAYRVCRRVTEDPRGQIVYLTAESGLGKSHLSQAVGNALLSEKKEVRVCYLTARDFTAGLIRALKGGQMDDFKDRLWRACDVLVLEEVHQLPPRDFTQGELALALDHLYEEEKAVVFTSVKKPHELSHLDSALRSRFSAGMVVRINPPDYETRRNIIRRKARRQGHEFPEEVVEFLARHLRGDIRQIESAVVGLIARASILREPVNLTLARELVAEILPPQGTDPFSLVIELVCRNFRVSPEELLSRSRKKRVSEPRQVAMFLLRKYTDQSLSAIGHRFNRDHATVLYAIQTVEKKMASSDRFRYQIEYLEKELEERFGFEEEAQQGRPQSPAKAA